From Chloracidobacterium sp. N, the proteins below share one genomic window:
- a CDS encoding serine/threonine-protein kinase → MSNPRRQNLSDPYHLVGTVINGKYRLDAVLGIGGMGIVYLAQHTGINRNLALKVLKPDVAAADVTIAEAFHREARISGGLSHPNIISVTDADTLPDGTPFMAMELLESPTLEDELQRSRTFPLDRIERILSQICDALHYAHQSGLVHRDLKPANIALVGAGQPTEQVKILDFGIAKSLDEGVGKVSQAIGTPLYASPEQFIHGGDIDPRADLYSLAVILYRMLTGVLPFQGKTIGEIVSMHLTAPPPPLRTHAPELPESLEAFVIGALAKKPDGRPATALDFLAGFRAARQGGVIGEMSAPLLGSGTDLIAAVLDTPLPTPPSTTPPGIPEATGNITTSRVSPTRSSGLSPTLPAAGSPGQPPPASRTLTLSQTEHQDTPPPPAGYATPYAAPSSPRLGVPVWTVAVAALLAVGLLLAVGVYVMRGRAAGSGAEASGATGAVPQVGEAPQATGKAPARVSDALRSRFDQVSRQVYQAVEPLALDDREDPLLRELRRVTALNPATITSHQQQVEAAENQVAQAAEKWLNAEVPDTCAAECRALGERYQQLRDALHNYGVSVRNLGNAFSRTDFDMSQPRERFAESERQELGRDRSLLESAWRDTRRAEGRFRDCTGL, encoded by the coding sequence ATGTCCAACCCACGCCGTCAAAACCTGTCTGACCCCTATCACCTGGTGGGCACCGTCATCAACGGCAAGTATCGGTTGGATGCGGTACTGGGCATTGGAGGCATGGGGATTGTCTATCTGGCCCAGCACACGGGAATCAACCGCAACCTGGCGCTCAAGGTCCTCAAGCCCGACGTGGCCGCCGCCGATGTGACGATTGCCGAGGCTTTTCACCGGGAAGCCAGAATTTCCGGCGGACTGTCCCATCCGAACATCATCTCCGTCACCGATGCCGATACCCTGCCGGACGGCACACCCTTCATGGCGATGGAGCTGCTGGAATCGCCGACGCTCGAAGACGAACTCCAGCGGAGCAGGACGTTTCCGCTCGACCGGATTGAACGCATCCTGAGCCAAATCTGCGACGCCCTCCACTATGCCCACCAGTCGGGGCTGGTACACCGCGATCTCAAACCGGCCAACATTGCCCTCGTGGGGGCGGGCCAGCCGACCGAGCAGGTCAAAATTCTCGACTTCGGAATTGCCAAATCACTGGATGAAGGCGTCGGCAAAGTCAGTCAGGCCATCGGGACGCCACTCTATGCCTCCCCGGAACAGTTCATTCACGGCGGCGACATTGATCCCCGCGCTGATCTCTACAGTCTGGCCGTGATTCTGTATCGCATGCTGACCGGTGTGTTGCCGTTTCAGGGCAAGACCATTGGCGAAATTGTGTCCATGCACCTGACGGCACCGCCGCCGCCGCTGCGCACGCACGCGCCGGAGTTGCCGGAGTCGCTGGAGGCTTTTGTGATTGGGGCGCTGGCCAAAAAACCGGATGGGCGTCCCGCAACGGCCCTGGATTTTCTGGCTGGCTTCCGGGCGGCACGGCAGGGGGGCGTCATCGGGGAGATGAGCGCCCCGCTGCTTGGCAGCGGCACGGACCTCATTGCTGCGGTGCTTGATACGCCCCTGCCCACCCCGCCATCCACGACGCCGCCCGGTATCCCTGAAGCAACCGGCAACATCACGACCTCGCGGGTGTCACCGACACGTTCTTCAGGGCTGTCTCCAACGCTTCCTGCTGCTGGCAGTCCAGGCCAGCCACCTCCGGCCTCCCGGACGCTCACCCTGAGTCAGACGGAGCACCAGGACACCCCACCTCCCCCGGCTGGATATGCCACGCCTTATGCTGCGCCTTCATCGCCACGGTTGGGCGTGCCGGTGTGGACCGTGGCCGTGGCGGCGTTGCTGGCCGTGGGGCTGCTGCTGGCCGTGGGCGTGTATGTCATGAGGGGACGTGCGGCAGGTTCGGGGGCCGAAGCTTCTGGCGCGACCGGTGCCGTTCCCCAGGTTGGTGAGGCGCCCCAGGCGACGGGCAAAGCCCCGGCACGGGTGTCGGATGCCCTGCGCAGCCGCTTTGACCAGGTCTCCCGCCAGGTTTACCAGGCGGTCGAGCCGCTGGCGCTGGATGACCGTGAAGACCCGTTGCTGCGTGAGCTGCGGCGGGTGACGGCGTTGAATCCGGCCACCATTACCTCACATCAACAACAGGTTGAGGCGGCTGAAAACCAGGTGGCGCAGGCTGCGGAAAAGTGGCTGAACGCAGAAGTGCCAGATACCTGCGCGGCAGAGTGTCGTGCTTTGGGAGAGCGCTACCAGCAGCTTCGGGACGCCTTGCACAACTACGGTGTTTCAGTCCGTAACCTGGGAAACGCCTTTTCGCGAACGGATTTCGACATGTCCCAGCCCCGTGAGCGGTTCGCTGAATCAGAACGGCAGGAACTTGGACGAGACCGCTCGCTACTGGAAAGTGCCTGGCGT
- a CDS encoding thermonuclease family protein: MVKRWISGRFPCVAASLGLLIAGWLSLPAVAQVATGTSTKITTIKQVLTGDTIVLQDGTIVRLIGILAPPSGPAAEQARERVRQLVLGKTVEVWLENQNLDLGHRDKYGRQLSYIYLLPNRKLLNAEILRDGDAYYFSQHFIDVRTKNILLAAEYQARKARLGVWAQATESPEAIAKREGRVYEEPDFAPPAEGESPNDGARSGATGMTSMGSESSGGAMERASSGTPRPTSAPELDTKATYSNIRVESCAVLDVPTLGPVALIGVQNSTAKAGELARLETVKLVQGKRLRFAYDPANAARDHRDRDGRLLVYAFLPDGALLNLQIVARGIADVDIDYDYRYKSEMLTARDNARVRELGPRWRNDIPRTVSLERIRAEMIKLMNEQFGRAGARIEVVGDERDVLRISHDLIDQPTAEQLYRALSVSEGGNLPLLRSSGIREVQFTDAKATKIFRFPL; this comes from the coding sequence ATGGTGAAGCGTTGGATTTCAGGCAGGTTTCCCTGCGTCGCTGCGTCGCTGGGGCTGTTGATCGCCGGGTGGCTGTCTCTGCCGGCAGTGGCTCAGGTGGCAACGGGAACCTCAACGAAGATTACAACCATCAAGCAGGTTCTGACCGGTGATACCATTGTGCTGCAAGATGGGACGATTGTACGCCTGATTGGCATCCTCGCCCCTCCTTCAGGGCCGGCGGCCGAGCAGGCGCGGGAACGGGTCCGGCAGCTCGTTCTGGGCAAAACCGTTGAAGTCTGGCTTGAAAACCAGAACCTCGATCTGGGGCACCGGGACAAGTACGGACGGCAACTGTCCTACATCTACCTGCTGCCAAACCGGAAGCTGCTCAATGCCGAAATCCTCCGCGATGGCGATGCCTACTACTTCAGTCAGCACTTCATTGACGTGCGGACGAAAAACATTCTGCTGGCCGCGGAATACCAGGCCCGGAAGGCCAGGTTGGGCGTCTGGGCGCAGGCTACGGAATCACCTGAAGCCATCGCCAAGCGGGAAGGGCGTGTCTATGAAGAGCCGGACTTTGCCCCTCCAGCGGAAGGGGAATCCCCGAACGATGGGGCGCGTTCCGGGGCGACGGGTATGACCAGCATGGGCAGTGAGTCCAGCGGCGGCGCCATGGAGCGTGCCTCGTCGGGGACGCCACGCCCGACCTCGGCTCCAGAACTCGACACCAAAGCCACCTACAGCAACATACGGGTGGAAAGCTGCGCGGTGCTCGATGTGCCGACACTGGGGCCGGTTGCCCTCATTGGGGTCCAGAACAGCACGGCCAAAGCCGGTGAACTGGCCCGGCTTGAAACCGTCAAGCTGGTGCAGGGCAAGCGGCTGCGCTTCGCGTATGACCCGGCCAATGCCGCCCGCGACCACCGCGACCGGGATGGGCGGCTGCTGGTGTATGCCTTCCTGCCGGACGGTGCTTTGCTGAACCTGCAGATTGTGGCGCGGGGCATTGCCGATGTGGATATTGACTACGACTACAGATACAAATCGGAAATGCTGACGGCGCGCGACAATGCCCGTGTCCGGGAGCTTGGGCCGCGCTGGCGCAATGACATTCCGCGGACGGTTTCCCTCGAACGCATTCGGGCTGAGATGATCAAGCTGATGAATGAGCAGTTCGGACGCGCTGGCGCACGGATCGAAGTGGTCGGCGACGAACGGGACGTGTTGCGCATCTCGCATGATCTGATTGACCAGCCGACGGCCGAGCAGTTGTACCGCGCCTTGTCCGTCAGTGAGGGGGGCAACCTCCCGCTGCTGCGCAGTAGTGGCATCCGGGAAGTCCAATTCACGGATGCCAAGGCCACAAAGATTTTTCGATTCCCACTGTGA
- a CDS encoding esterase family protein encodes MRKQVHRWFSPHLGKEMPIAVYGHYGKPLLMFPTAAADFEEYERFLVIDVLRPYLDAGIVKIYSINSINRESWMNENLYPAQRAARQMAYSNYISHEVCPFIRSDCGGSPIKIAATGASFGAYHAANSVFRNPGSFDTLIAMSGSYDIRPWCDGFHNDDVYFNNPIEYLQHLNDDYFLPLLRHHTDIHIISGQGAYEAPERSRDLSRVLYSRGIPHSLDLWGYDVNHDWPWWRRMLDLYVPRLFHAYGPK; translated from the coding sequence GTGCGTAAACAAGTCCACCGTTGGTTCAGTCCACACCTTGGCAAGGAAATGCCGATTGCCGTGTATGGCCACTATGGCAAGCCGTTGCTGATGTTCCCCACGGCGGCGGCCGACTTCGAGGAATACGAGCGTTTTCTGGTGATTGATGTGCTGCGTCCCTACCTCGATGCCGGGATCGTCAAAATCTACTCCATCAACAGCATCAACCGTGAAAGCTGGATGAATGAGAACCTGTATCCGGCCCAGCGGGCCGCGCGCCAGATGGCCTACAGCAACTACATCTCTCATGAAGTATGCCCGTTCATCCGCAGCGACTGCGGTGGTTCGCCCATCAAAATTGCCGCCACCGGAGCCAGCTTCGGGGCCTATCATGCCGCCAACTCCGTGTTTCGCAATCCGGGCAGTTTCGACACCCTGATTGCCATGTCCGGTTCCTATGACATCCGTCCCTGGTGCGATGGCTTTCACAATGACGATGTGTATTTCAACAATCCCATCGAGTATCTGCAGCACCTGAACGACGACTACTTCCTGCCGCTGCTGCGGCACCACACCGACATTCACATCATTTCAGGGCAGGGGGCTTATGAGGCACCGGAGCGGTCGCGTGACCTGTCACGGGTGCTGTACAGCCGTGGGATTCCGCACTCGCTCGATCTGTGGGGCTATGATGTCAATCATGACTGGCCGTGGTGGCGGCGCATGCTGGACCTCTATGTGCCACGCCTCTTTCATGCCTATGGTCCGAAGTGA
- a CDS encoding DUF4388 domain-containing protein: MSAPPGLHRTHAEDGEAAQEVALRHQPSLIICDLLMPRMDGRQFFDWTRRHPTLRDVPFVCLSSKGQPEERLAAFERGVEDYWVKPFSATELTFCVKNLLRRLQPNADFRGRLQEVSFPEVLQIIEGGRKTGLLKVTSAGREATLYVREGQVLDTELASYQGVRVVYIVIGWLRGEFSFRSAPVDRLPQIPLTTQQLLLEAVRRYDETQSLLDAEPDLDRPYIVSDRFASLVVPEDFASEISFLKALFDGQRTFRECLQSLEGDLEAMQMVVELRREGLLVPASARS, encoded by the coding sequence GTGTCTGCGCCGCCTGGGCTGCACCGTACTCACGCCGAGGATGGCGAGGCGGCGCAGGAAGTCGCGCTGCGGCACCAGCCCTCACTCATCATCTGCGATCTGCTGATGCCACGCATGGACGGCCGCCAGTTTTTCGATTGGACGCGCCGGCATCCCACGCTCCGGGACGTGCCCTTCGTGTGCCTGTCATCCAAGGGACAGCCGGAGGAGCGCCTGGCCGCTTTCGAGCGGGGCGTCGAGGATTACTGGGTCAAGCCCTTCAGCGCCACCGAACTGACCTTTTGCGTCAAGAACCTGCTGCGCCGGCTGCAACCCAATGCCGATTTTCGCGGCAGGCTCCAGGAAGTTTCCTTTCCTGAAGTGCTTCAAATCATTGAAGGGGGCCGTAAAACCGGGCTGCTCAAGGTGACTTCCGCCGGGCGTGAGGCCACGTTGTACGTCCGCGAGGGACAAGTGCTGGATACCGAACTCGCGTCTTACCAGGGAGTGCGCGTGGTGTATATCGTCATCGGCTGGTTGCGCGGCGAGTTTTCCTTTCGGAGCGCTCCGGTGGACCGACTGCCGCAGATTCCCCTGACGACCCAGCAGCTTCTGTTGGAAGCCGTCCGCCGCTATGACGAGACCCAATCCCTGCTCGATGCCGAGCCGGACCTGGACCGTCCATACATCGTCAGTGACCGGTTTGCCTCGCTCGTCGTCCCGGAGGATTTTGCTTCGGAAATCAGCTTTCTCAAGGCGCTGTTTGACGGGCAGCGTACCTTCCGGGAGTGCCTGCAGTCGCTGGAGGGAGACCTGGAAGCGATGCAGATGGTGGTTGAATTACGCCGTGAAGGTTTGCTCGTCCCGGCTTCAGCCCGGTCGTAG
- a CDS encoding tetratricopeptide repeat protein, whose protein sequence is MGLFDKVRSMREQVVGLIADIRQRHDIEELERKLAAAPEDTFLMQQLSDAYQQAGQSRQAVDLLCRIGELYRSQRNPETALAYFRRAERLATSDERLRLLRLMVELMIQLGRYSDAFERAQQVVELLLTHHELAAARGYVETLPPLGEQDAKYRKELVDLVNINRQEWAQGARGTWLDPGGERSFSSERREQFPDQTILVVDDEPGTCEVLNLCLRRLGCTVLTPRMARRRRKSRCGTSPHSSSAIC, encoded by the coding sequence ATGGGCCTGTTTGACAAGGTTCGCTCGATGCGCGAACAGGTCGTTGGACTGATTGCCGACATCCGCCAGCGACACGACATCGAGGAGCTGGAGCGGAAACTGGCGGCTGCCCCGGAAGATACTTTCCTGATGCAGCAGTTGAGTGACGCTTACCAGCAGGCCGGCCAGAGCCGGCAGGCGGTGGACCTGCTCTGTCGCATTGGGGAACTGTATCGCTCCCAGAGGAACCCTGAGACGGCGCTGGCCTATTTTCGGCGTGCGGAACGCCTGGCCACCAGCGACGAACGCCTCCGGCTCCTGCGGTTGATGGTGGAACTGATGATCCAGTTGGGGCGCTACAGTGATGCCTTTGAGCGCGCACAACAGGTCGTCGAACTTCTTCTGACCCACCACGAGTTGGCCGCAGCCCGTGGCTATGTCGAAACTCTGCCGCCGCTGGGCGAGCAGGATGCCAAGTACCGCAAGGAACTCGTTGATCTGGTCAACATCAACCGGCAGGAATGGGCCCAGGGCGCGCGTGGTACATGGCTGGACCCTGGCGGGGAGCGGTCATTCAGCTCCGAACGCCGGGAGCAGTTTCCCGACCAGACCATTCTGGTGGTGGATGATGAGCCGGGCACCTGTGAAGTGCTGAATCTGTGTCTGCGCCGCCTGGGCTGCACCGTACTCACGCCGAGGATGGCGAGGCGGCGCAGGAAGTCGCGCTGCGGCACCAGCCCTCACTCATCATCTGCGATCTGCTGA
- a CDS encoding phosphomannose isomerase type II C-terminal cupin domain produces MSDVIPAIEHPRGLERALEYDRRPWGQYVVLDEGPGYKVKRIEVLPGRRMSYQKHTRRHEHWIVVQGRAQVTLDGHEHLVHTGEAVDVPVGAAHRIANPDDILLVLIEVQRGDYLGEDDIIRLQDDYGRAT; encoded by the coding sequence ATGAGTGACGTGATCCCTGCCATTGAACATCCACGCGGGTTGGAACGCGCGTTGGAATACGACCGGCGCCCCTGGGGGCAGTATGTTGTTCTCGACGAAGGCCCAGGTTACAAGGTCAAACGCATCGAAGTTCTGCCGGGCCGGCGCATGAGCTACCAGAAGCACACGCGGCGGCATGAGCACTGGATCGTGGTGCAGGGACGCGCCCAGGTGACACTCGACGGCCACGAACACCTTGTCCACACCGGCGAAGCCGTGGATGTGCCGGTAGGCGCAGCGCACCGCATTGCCAACCCGGATGACATCCTGCTGGTGCTCATCGAAGTTCAACGTGGCGACTACCTGGGCGAAGACGACATCATCCGGCTTCAGGACGACTACGGGCGCGCAACCTAG
- a CDS encoding nicotinate phosphoribosyltransferase, producing the protein MPTTRPVPSLLLTDLYQLTMAQAYWKSGRGEKEAVFQMFFRRHPFDGGFTIACGLHSLIEMLVEATFDDSDLAYLASLPGRDGQPLFEPDFLATLRDFRLACDIDAIPEGTIVFPFEPLVRVTGPLVQAQLLETIILNIINFQTLIATKAARICLAAQGEPVIEFGLRRAQGPDGGLSASRAAYVGGCAATSNVLAGKVYGIPVRGTHAHSWVMSFGDELEAFRTYAAAMPNNCVFLVDTYDTLDGVRHAIEVGRWLREQGHEMIGIRLDSGDLAYLSIEARKMLDAAGFPDAGIVASNDLDETIINSLKQQGACINVWGVGTKLVTGYDQPTLGGVYKLTALRDRGDDSWRYCIKLSEQSIKISTPGIHQVRRYSVDGELLGDAIYDLPSPPASGCVIIDPLDPTRRKRIPAEATYEDLLVPVFRRGECVYGMPSLEAVRQRAQSGLARLAPGLKRFVNPHIYPVGLEQSLYDLKMRLILQARNGGH; encoded by the coding sequence ATGCCGACGACACGGCCCGTTCCGTCCCTATTATTGACCGATTTGTATCAGCTCACCATGGCGCAAGCCTACTGGAAGTCGGGGCGTGGCGAAAAGGAAGCCGTCTTCCAGATGTTTTTCCGCCGGCACCCGTTCGACGGTGGCTTTACCATTGCCTGTGGGCTGCACTCACTCATCGAGATGCTGGTAGAAGCCACTTTTGATGACAGTGACCTGGCTTATCTGGCCAGCCTTCCGGGACGGGATGGTCAGCCGCTGTTTGAGCCTGACTTTCTGGCGACACTGCGCGACTTTCGGCTGGCATGTGACATAGACGCCATCCCCGAAGGCACGATTGTCTTTCCCTTCGAGCCACTCGTGCGGGTGACGGGGCCGCTCGTGCAGGCCCAACTGCTTGAAACCATCATTCTCAACATCATCAACTTCCAGACCCTCATCGCCACGAAAGCGGCGCGGATTTGCCTGGCGGCGCAGGGGGAACCGGTCATCGAGTTTGGGCTGCGTCGGGCGCAGGGACCGGATGGGGGGCTGTCGGCCAGCCGGGCGGCCTATGTCGGCGGCTGTGCGGCGACCTCGAACGTCCTGGCTGGCAAGGTGTATGGCATTCCGGTACGCGGCACGCATGCCCACAGTTGGGTGATGTCCTTTGGCGACGAGCTGGAGGCGTTTCGCACCTATGCGGCGGCGATGCCCAACAACTGTGTCTTTCTGGTGGACACCTACGACACGCTCGACGGCGTACGCCACGCCATCGAGGTTGGCCGCTGGCTGCGCGAGCAGGGCCATGAAATGATCGGTATCCGGCTTGATTCGGGAGACCTGGCCTACCTGAGCATCGAGGCGCGCAAAATGCTCGATGCCGCCGGTTTCCCGGACGCCGGTATCGTTGCCAGCAATGACCTCGATGAAACCATCATCAACAGCCTCAAGCAGCAGGGAGCCTGCATCAACGTGTGGGGCGTGGGCACGAAACTCGTGACTGGCTACGACCAGCCGACGTTGGGCGGCGTCTATAAGCTGACGGCGCTGCGTGACCGTGGTGACGACTCCTGGCGCTACTGCATCAAGCTGTCGGAGCAGTCCATCAAGATTTCGACACCGGGTATTCACCAGGTGCGGCGCTACAGCGTGGATGGCGAACTCCTCGGCGACGCCATCTATGACCTTCCCTCACCGCCGGCTTCCGGGTGCGTCATTATTGACCCCCTTGATCCGACCCGGCGCAAGCGCATCCCGGCTGAGGCGACGTACGAAGACCTGCTCGTGCCGGTTTTTCGGCGCGGTGAGTGTGTGTATGGGATGCCGTCCCTGGAAGCCGTCCGGCAGCGGGCGCAATCAGGGCTGGCCCGGCTGGCGCCGGGGCTGAAGCGGTTTGTCAATCCGCACATCTACCCGGTAGGGCTGGAACAATCCCTCTACGACCTGAAGATGCGGCTGATTCTGCAGGCGCGCAACGGTGGTCACTAG
- a CDS encoding DUF427 domain-containing protein, whose product MLPKPIPPQPGQESVWDYPRPPRLERTAKRLRVVFAGTTIAETTQGWRVLETSHPPVYYFPPADILPEALVATPRTSYCEWKGMAQYHSVRVGQRIAPDAAWSYPRPTPSFMPIAGYVAFYAAAMDACYVDDELVVPQPGGFYGGWITKDIVGPFKGVPGSWGW is encoded by the coding sequence ATGCTTCCAAAACCCATTCCGCCACAACCCGGCCAGGAATCCGTCTGGGACTATCCCCGTCCGCCGCGCCTCGAACGCACGGCGAAACGGCTGCGCGTCGTCTTTGCCGGCACAACCATTGCCGAAACGACCCAGGGCTGGCGCGTCCTCGAAACCAGCCATCCGCCGGTCTATTACTTTCCGCCGGCGGACATCCTTCCCGAGGCCCTCGTGGCCACGCCCCGCACGTCCTACTGCGAGTGGAAAGGCATGGCTCAGTACCACAGCGTACGGGTCGGGCAGCGGATCGCACCGGATGCGGCCTGGAGTTACCCGCGGCCGACGCCTTCGTTTATGCCCATTGCCGGTTACGTCGCTTTTTACGCTGCCGCCATGGATGCCTGCTACGTGGACGATGAACTGGTCGTCCCCCAGCCGGGCGGTTTTTACGGCGGCTGGATTACCAAGGACATCGTTGGGCCGTTCAAAGGCGTTCCCGGCTCATGGGGCTGGTGA
- the sctT gene encoding type III secretion system export apparatus subunit SctT produces MTDPIGFIDALLRLLDVQVSVAALLVLGGLVFARMLAFVTVVPFFGGQSVPNQIKVAEAVAFVLLIVPGLSASVPELALRGGPFGFAILVIKEVAVGFTLGFVASLVFEAIQVAGRIIDAQRGAMMGEMLNPMLQEQVSELGQFKLQVAIVIFLALGAHRLVIEALFRSFDLIPVTDFPKLGTGLSPALTSIILLTGEILTLGVRLAAPAMAALLLTDVFFGLINRVAPQFNVFFLSMPVKMALGIFIVMLSLAIYAEQYQAAFREALQAFEVLMRQLAP; encoded by the coding sequence ATGACGGACCCGATTGGCTTCATTGATGCACTGTTGCGCCTGCTCGACGTGCAGGTGTCAGTGGCGGCGCTGCTCGTGCTGGGCGGACTGGTCTTTGCCCGCATGCTGGCCTTTGTGACCGTCGTGCCCTTTTTCGGCGGACAGAGCGTGCCCAACCAGATCAAGGTCGCCGAAGCCGTGGCGTTCGTCCTGCTCATCGTGCCGGGTCTGAGCGCGAGCGTGCCGGAACTTGCCCTGCGCGGCGGGCCCTTTGGCTTTGCCATTCTCGTCATCAAGGAAGTGGCCGTGGGGTTTACCCTGGGCTTTGTCGCCTCGCTGGTTTTTGAGGCCATTCAGGTTGCCGGGCGCATCATTGACGCGCAGCGGGGCGCGATGATGGGCGAGATGCTCAACCCCATGCTTCAGGAACAGGTCTCCGAACTGGGGCAGTTCAAGCTTCAGGTGGCTATTGTCATTTTTCTGGCGCTGGGCGCGCACCGGTTGGTCATCGAAGCCCTGTTTCGCAGCTTTGACCTCATCCCCGTGACGGACTTTCCCAAGCTGGGCACGGGCCTGTCGCCGGCACTGACCAGCATCATCCTGCTGACAGGTGAAATCCTGACGCTTGGCGTCCGCCTGGCCGCGCCTGCCATGGCTGCCCTGCTGCTGACCGATGTGTTTTTCGGACTCATCAACCGCGTTGCGCCGCAGTTCAACGTGTTCTTCCTCAGCATGCCGGTCAAGATGGCGCTTGGTATTTTCATCGTCATGCTGTCGCTGGCCATCTATGCCGAACAGTATCAGGCGGCTTTCAGGGAGGCACTGCAAGCCTTCGAGGTGCTGATGCGGCAGCTTGCGCCGTAG